Proteins found in one Quercus robur chromosome 2, dhQueRobu3.1, whole genome shotgun sequence genomic segment:
- the LOC126714790 gene encoding uncharacterized protein LOC126714790 isoform X1 — protein MAMVSWNLGLGASQKQREVPQLQVLCRKKERNRDNNHPYKVIEITPPPKNLGIRCFPSNLQCGESVTIEGQAYTISAVTHRYQLRKGKYEPSEKRLDVLSTGRYILNLYLESLLEQS, from the exons atggcgATGGTGTCATGGAACTTGGGCCTAGGTGCATCTCAAAAG caGAGAGAGGTACCCCAACTCCAAGTATTAtgcagaaagaaagagagaaacagagaCAACAACCACCCTTATAAAGTCATCGAAATTACGCCTCCGCCCAAGAACCTTGGCATTCGTTGCTTCCCCTCT AACTTGCAATGTGGAGAGAGTGTAACAATAGAAGGCCAAgcctatactatttcagctgtAACTCATCGATACCAGCTTCGAAAGGGCAAGTATGAACCAAGTGAGAAGAGGCTTGATGTTTTGTCAACAGGGAGATACATCCTGAATTTGTATTTAGAAAGTTTACTAGAACAATCTTGA
- the LOC126714789 gene encoding protein kinase PVPK-1-like: MESLIDGVSKTQNLAIGNKPPSRSKTPHSSRPPSSKQTRHEVVSSTSYATIHNHAMKTASNPNGYVINQKPSHKVAHHDVQHAESLKTEKHFYNSHKGKSEYGPPNYVDSKVGGTSYEEKVSAVAMKCYINNPIFDSKNCNSSGLSESENLVLFPSKGGAEQMNGHCTSQPVVTYCPSPPNSLYAATLYSEAKQSFTNTEVSECTSSIEKSIESGEVTNSCDLVESRKTSIYRGSTGSDLSDESSSSSLSSAMYKPHKANDIRWEAIQAVRSRNGMLEMKHFRLLKRLGCGDIGNVYLSELTGTKTYFAMKVMDKSALAARKKLLRAQTEREILQSLDHPFLPTLYSYFETEKFSCLVMEFCPGGDLHALRQKQPGKYFPEHAARFYVAEVLLALEYLHMLGIIYRDLKPENVLVREDGHIMLSDFDLSLRCAVCPTLVRSSNLSLETKNSAYCVQPTCIEPTCVMQPDCIQPACFAPRFLSGKPKKEKKNKSRNETCHQVTPLPELIAEPTSARSMSFVGTHEYLAPEIIKGEGHGSAVDWWTFGIFLYELLFGKTPFKGAGNRATLFNVVGQPLRFPESPSVSFAARDLIRGLLVKEPQHRLAYRRGATEVKQHPFFQSVNWALIRCTNPPDVPKPVVMDFPAIIDPPKAPTTEVPGVDVKPSGNYLEIDFF, translated from the exons ATGGAATCACTTATTGATGGAGTTTCGAAGACTCAGAATTTGGCAATAGGCAACAAGCCTCCATCAAGATCTAAGACTCCTCACTCCTCTAGGCCTCCATCTTCAAAACAAACTAGACATGAAGTGGTTTCTTCCACTTCCTATGCAACTATTCATAATCATGCCATGAAAACAGCCAGCAATCCAAATGGTTATGTGATTAATCAAAAGCCATCTCACAAGGTGGCCCATCATGATGTGCAGCATGCAGAATCACTGAAGACAGAAAAACACTTTTACAATTCACATAAAGGAAAATCTGAATATGGGCCCCCCAATTATGTTGATAGTAAAGTGGGTGGAACCTCTTATGAGGAGAAGGTTTCTGCAGTGGCAATGAAATGTTACATCAATAATCCCATTTTTGATTCAAAGAATTGTAATTCGAGTGGCTTGTCAGAATCTGAAAATTTGGTTTTATTTCCAAGTAAAGGAGGTGCTGAACAAATGAATGGCCACTGTACTTCTCAACCAGTGGTAACCTATTGTCCAAGTCCTCCAAATAGCCTCTATGCTGCGACCCTGTATTCAGAAGCCAAACAAAGTTTCACTAACACGGAAGTTAGTGAATGCACAAGCAGCATTGAGAAGTCTATTGAAAGTGGCGAAGTTACTAATTCTTGTGATCTTGTCGAGAGCAGGAAGACCAGCATCTACAGAGGCAGCACTGGCAGTGATCTTAGTGATGAGAGCAGCTCAAGTAGTTTAAGCAGTGCCATGTACAAGCCTCACAAGGCAAATGATATAAGATGGGAAGCAATTCAAGCTGTTCGATCTCGTAATGGGATGTTGGAAATGAAACATTTTAGATTGTTAAAGAGACTGGGATGTGGAGATATAGGCAACGTTTATCTATCAGAGTTGACTGgcactaaaacttattttgccaTGAAGGTAATGGATAAATCAGCTCTTGCTGCTCGCAAGAAGCTATTGAGGGCTCAGACAGAAAGAGAGATACTGCAATCTCTGGATCATCCATTCCTACCCACATtgtattcatattttgaaacagAGAAGTTCTCTTGCTTGGTAATGGAGTTTTGTCCTGGTGGAGATCTGCATGCACTCAGGCAAAAACAACCAGGAAAGTATTTTCCAGAGCATGCTGCCAG GTTTTATGTGGCTGAAGTTCTTCTTGCTCTGGAGTATTTGCACATGCTTGGCATCATTTACAGAGACCTAAAACCAGAAAATGTGTTGGTGAGAGAAGATGGGCACATAATGCTTTCAGATTTTGACCTCTCTCTAAGATGTGCTGTCTGCCCAACTCTGGTGAGATCCTCTAACTTAAGCTTGGAGACAAAGAACTCAGCATACTGTGTTCAACCCACCTGCATAGAGCCAACTTGTGTAATGCAGCCAGATTGCATCCAACCAGCCTGTTTTGCACCACGTTTCTTATCAGGCaagcccaagaaagaaaaaaagaacaagtcaAGGAATGAAACATGTCATCAAGTGACTCCTCTCCCTGAACTCATCGCTGAACCCACCAGTGCTCGGTCAATGTCTTTTGTTGGTACACATGAGTACTTGGCACCTGAAATCATTAAAGGTGAAGGCCATGGTAGTGCTGTAGATTGGTGGACATTTGGGATATTTCTTTATGAGCTTTTGTTTGGTAAAACTCCATTCAAGGGAGCTGGGAACCGGGCTACCCTATTTAATGTGGTTGGCCAGCCCTTGAGATTTCCAGAGTCACCTTCTGTGAGCTTTGCTGCCAGAGACTTGATTAGGGGTCTACTTGTAAAAGAGCCACAGCATCGTCTTGCTTATAGGCGTGGTGCTACAGAAGTTAAACAACATCCTTTCTTTCAAAGTGTGAATTGGGCACTCATCCGTTGTACAAATCCCCCAGACGTGCCAAAACCAGTTGTGATGGACTTCCCCGCTATCATTGATCCGCCAAAAGCACCCACAACTGAGGTGCCTGGTGTTGATGTGAAGCCTTCAGGTAATTATTTAGAGATtgatttcttttaa
- the LOC126714790 gene encoding uncharacterized protein LOC126714790 isoform X2: MAMVSWNLGLGASQKREVPQLQVLCRKKERNRDNNHPYKVIEITPPPKNLGIRCFPSNLQCGESVTIEGQAYTISAVTHRYQLRKGKYEPSEKRLDVLSTGRYILNLYLESLLEQS, translated from the exons atggcgATGGTGTCATGGAACTTGGGCCTAGGTGCATCTCAAAAG AGAGAGGTACCCCAACTCCAAGTATTAtgcagaaagaaagagagaaacagagaCAACAACCACCCTTATAAAGTCATCGAAATTACGCCTCCGCCCAAGAACCTTGGCATTCGTTGCTTCCCCTCT AACTTGCAATGTGGAGAGAGTGTAACAATAGAAGGCCAAgcctatactatttcagctgtAACTCATCGATACCAGCTTCGAAAGGGCAAGTATGAACCAAGTGAGAAGAGGCTTGATGTTTTGTCAACAGGGAGATACATCCTGAATTTGTATTTAGAAAGTTTACTAGAACAATCTTGA